The Neisseria sicca genome includes a window with the following:
- the rpoC gene encoding DNA-directed RNA polymerase subunit beta', translating to MNLLNLFNPLQTAGMEEEFDAIKIGIASPETIRSWSYGEVKKPETINYRTFKPERDGLFCAKIFGPVKDYECLCGKYKRLKFKGVTCEKCGVEVTLSKVRRERMGHIELAAPVAHIWFLKSLPSRLGMVLDMTLRDIERVLYFEAFVVTDPGMTPLQRRQLLTEDDYYNKLDEYGDDFDAKMGAEGIRELLRTLDVAGEIEILRQELESTGSDTKIKKIAKRLKVLEAFHRSGMKLEWMIMDVLPVLPPDLRPLVPLDGGRFATSDLNDLYRRVINRNNRLKRLLELHAPDIIVRNEKRMLQEAVDSLLDNGRRGKAMTGANKRPLKSLADMIKGKGGRFRQNLLGKRVDYSGRSVITVGPYLRLHQCGLPKKMALELFKPFIFHKLEKQGLASTVKAAKKLVEQEVPEVWDILEEVIREHPIMLNRAPTLHRLGIQAFEPILIEGKAIQLHPLVCAAFNADFDGDQMAVHVPLSLEAQMEARTLMLASNNVLSPANGEPIIVPSQDIVLGLYYMTRDRINAKGEGSLFADVKEVHRAYHTKQVELGTKITVRLREWVKNEAGEFEPVVTRYETTVGRALLSEILPKGLPFEYINKALKKKEISKLINASFRLCGLRDTVIFADHLMYTGFGFAAKGGISIAVDDMEIPKEKAALLAEANAEVKEIEDQYRQGLVTNGERYNKVVDIWGRAGDKIAKAMMDNLSKQKVIDRDGNEVDQESFNSIYMMADSGARGSAAQIKQLSGMRGLMAKPDGSIIETPITSNFREGLTVLQYFIATHGARKGLADTALKTANSGYLTRRLVDVTQDLVVVEDDCGTSDGFVMKAVVQGGDVIEALRDRILGRVTASDVVDPSSGETLVEAGTLLTEKLVDMIDQSGVDEVKVRTPITCKTRHGLCAHCYGRDLARGKLVNAGEAVGVIAAQSIGEPGTQLTMRTFHIGGAASRAAAASQVEAKSNGTARFSSQMRYVANNKGELVVIGRSCEVVIHDDIGRERERHKVPYGAILMVQDGEAIKAGQTLATWDPHTRPMITEHAGWVKFENVEEGVTVAKQTDDVTGLSTLVVIDGKRRSGSASKLLRPTVKLLDENGLEICIPGTSTPVSMAFPVGAVITVREGQEVGKGDVLARIPQASSKTRDITGGLPRVAELFEARVPKDAGMLAEITGTVSFGKETKGKQRLIITDVDGVAYETLISKEKQILVHDGQVVNRGETIVDGAVDPHDILRLQGIEALARYIVQEVQEVYRLQGVKISDKHIEVIIRQMLRRVNIVDSGETEFITGEQVERGDVMTANEKALEEGKEPARYENVLLGITKASLSTDSFISAASFQETTRVLTEAAIMGKQDELRGLKENVIVGRLIPAGTGLTYHRSRRQQWQEAEQEASEIEATDE from the coding sequence ATGAATTTGTTGAACTTATTTAATCCGTTGCAAACTGCCGGCATGGAAGAAGAGTTTGATGCCATCAAAATCGGCATTGCTTCTCCCGAAACCATTCGTTCATGGTCTTACGGCGAAGTTAAAAAGCCTGAAACCATCAACTATCGTACGTTCAAACCTGAGCGTGACGGTCTGTTCTGCGCCAAAATCTTTGGTCCGGTCAAAGACTACGAGTGCTTGTGCGGAAAATATAAACGCTTGAAATTTAAAGGTGTAACCTGTGAAAAATGTGGCGTGGAAGTGACTTTGTCCAAAGTGCGCCGCGAACGCATGGGTCATATCGAATTGGCCGCGCCTGTGGCACACATTTGGTTCTTGAAATCCCTGCCTTCTCGTTTGGGTATGGTGCTGGACATGACTTTGCGCGACATTGAACGCGTATTGTACTTTGAAGCATTTGTTGTGACCGACCCCGGCATGACTCCGCTGCAACGCCGTCAATTGCTGACTGAAGATGACTACTACAACAAACTGGACGAATACGGCGACGATTTCGATGCCAAAATGGGTGCGGAAGGTATCCGCGAATTGTTGCGCACCTTGGATGTAGCAGGCGAAATCGAAATCCTGCGCCAAGAGCTTGAGTCGACCGGTTCAGATACCAAAATCAAAAAAATCGCCAAACGCTTGAAAGTGTTGGAAGCCTTCCACCGTTCCGGTATGAAACTGGAGTGGATGATTATGGACGTGCTGCCGGTATTGCCGCCTGATTTGCGTCCTTTGGTTCCGTTGGATGGCGGTCGTTTTGCCACTTCCGATTTGAACGATTTATACCGTCGCGTCATCAACCGTAACAACCGTCTGAAACGCCTGCTGGAACTGCACGCTCCTGACATCATTGTTCGCAACGAAAAACGTATGTTGCAAGAAGCGGTTGACTCGCTGTTGGATAACGGCCGTCGCGGTAAAGCCATGACCGGCGCCAACAAACGTCCGCTGAAATCGTTGGCAGACATGATTAAAGGTAAGGGCGGTCGTTTCCGTCAAAACCTGCTGGGTAAACGTGTGGACTACTCTGGTCGTTCCGTGATTACCGTAGGTCCATACCTGCGTCTGCACCAATGTGGTTTGCCGAAAAAAATGGCTTTGGAACTGTTCAAACCGTTCATTTTCCATAAACTGGAAAAACAAGGTCTGGCTTCTACCGTTAAAGCAGCGAAAAAATTGGTAGAGCAAGAAGTACCGGAAGTATGGGACATTTTGGAAGAAGTCATCCGCGAACATCCGATTATGCTGAACCGTGCGCCGACCCTGCACCGTTTGGGTATTCAAGCGTTTGAACCTATCCTGATTGAAGGTAAAGCCATTCAGTTGCATCCGTTGGTATGTGCCGCGTTTAACGCCGACTTTGACGGTGACCAAATGGCGGTACACGTTCCATTGAGCTTGGAAGCGCAAATGGAAGCGCGCACCTTGATGCTGGCTTCAAACAACGTATTGTCTCCTGCAAACGGTGAACCGATTATCGTACCTTCCCAAGACATCGTATTGGGCCTGTACTACATGACTCGCGACCGCATCAATGCTAAAGGTGAGGGTAGCCTGTTTGCTGATGTGAAAGAAGTGCATCGTGCATACCATACCAAACAGGTTGAGCTGGGTACGAAAATCACCGTACGTCTGCGTGAATGGGTGAAAAACGAAGCCGGTGAATTCGAGCCAGTCGTTACCCGTTACGAAACGACTGTCGGTCGTGCATTGTTGAGCGAAATCCTGCCTAAAGGCTTGCCTTTCGAGTACATCAACAAAGCGCTGAAGAAAAAAGAAATTTCCAAACTGATTAACGCATCGTTCCGCCTGTGCGGCTTGCGCGATACGGTTATTTTCGCCGACCACTTGATGTATACTGGTTTCGGATTCGCAGCCAAAGGCGGTATTTCCATTGCTGTTGACGACATGGAAATTCCGAAAGAAAAAGCAGCCTTGTTGGCTGAAGCCAATGCCGAGGTTAAAGAAATCGAAGACCAATACCGTCAAGGTTTGGTCACCAACGGTGAACGCTACAACAAAGTGGTGGATATTTGGGGTCGTGCCGGCGATAAAATCGCTAAAGCGATGATGGACAACTTGTCCAAGCAAAAAGTTATCGACCGTGATGGCAACGAAGTCGATCAAGAGTCATTTAACTCCATCTATATGATGGCAGACTCCGGTGCCCGTGGTTCTGCGGCTCAGATTAAACAGTTGTCTGGTATGCGTGGCTTGATGGCAAAACCAGACGGCTCGATTATTGAAACGCCGATTACCTCAAACTTCCGCGAAGGTCTGACTGTATTGCAATACTTTATTGCGACCCACGGTGCGCGTAAGGGTTTGGCGGATACCGCATTGAAAACCGCGAACTCCGGTTACCTGACCCGTCGTCTGGTAGACGTAACTCAAGACTTGGTCGTTGTTGAAGACGATTGTGGTACTTCAGACGGCTTTGTTATGAAAGCGGTCGTACAGGGCGGTGATGTGATTGAAGCATTGCGCGATCGTATTTTGGGTCGTGTTACCGCGTCTGACGTTGTCGATCCGTCAAGTGGCGAGACCTTGGTTGAAGCCGGTACGTTGTTGACGGAAAAACTGGTGGATATGATTGATCAATCCGGTGTGGATGAGGTCAAAGTCCGTACCCCGATTACTTGTAAAACCCGCCATGGCTTGTGTGCGCACTGTTACGGTCGCGACTTGGCACGCGGCAAACTGGTTAATGCCGGTGAAGCAGTTGGCGTGATTGCCGCTCAGTCTATCGGTGAACCGGGTACCCAGTTGACCATGCGTACGTTCCACATCGGTGGTGCGGCATCCCGTGCGGCAGCAGCCAGCCAAGTTGAAGCCAAATCCAACGGTACGGCACGATTCAGCAGCCAAATGCGTTATGTTGCCAACAATAAAGGCGAATTGGTTGTCATCGGTCGCTCTTGCGAAGTAGTTATCCATGATGACATCGGCCGTGAACGCGAACGCCACAAAGTGCCTTACGGTGCGATCTTGATGGTTCAAGATGGTGAAGCCATTAAAGCCGGTCAAACGTTGGCAACTTGGGATCCGCATACCCGTCCGATGATTACCGAACACGCAGGTTGGGTGAAATTCGAAAATGTTGAAGAGGGTGTAACCGTTGCCAAACAAACTGACGATGTAACCGGTTTGTCTACCTTGGTGGTTATCGACGGCAAGCGCCGTTCCGGCAGTGCATCCAAACTGCTTCGTCCTACTGTAAAATTGTTGGATGAAAACGGTCTGGAAATCTGTATTCCAGGTACCTCCACCCCGGTATCTATGGCATTCCCTGTGGGTGCAGTGATTACCGTGCGCGAGGGTCAGGAAGTCGGTAAAGGCGACGTATTGGCGCGTATCCCGCAAGCCTCTTCCAAAACCCGCGATATTACCGGTGGTCTGCCGCGCGTTGCCGAGCTGTTTGAAGCACGCGTGCCGAAAGATGCAGGTATGCTGGCAGAAATTACCGGTACCGTTTCATTCGGTAAAGAGACCAAAGGCAAACAGCGTCTGATTATCACTGATGTAGACGGCGTAGCATACGAGACTTTGATTTCCAAAGAGAAACAAATTCTGGTGCACGACGGTCAAGTGGTAAACCGCGGTGAAACCATCGTAGACGGAGCGGTAGATCCGCATGATATTCTGCGTCTGCAAGGTATCGAAGCACTGGCGCGTTATATCGTTCAAGAGGTGCAAGAGGTTTACCGTCTTCAAGGCGTGAAGATTTCCGATAAACACATCGAAGTCATCATCCGTCAGATGCTGCGCCGTGTGAATATTGTCGATTCAGGTGAAACCGAATTCATTACCGGTGAGCAAGTCGAACGCGGCGATGTCATGACCGCCAATGAAAAAGCTTTGGAAGAAGGCAAAGAACCGGCACGTTACGAAAATGTATTGTTGGGTATTACCAAAGCCTCCTTGTCAACCGACAGCTTTATTTCTGCCGCATCGTTCCAAGAAACGACCCGCGTTCTGACCGAAGCCGCCATTATGGGCAAGCAAGACGAGTTGCGCGGTCTGAAAGAGAACGTAATCGTAGGTCGTCTGATTCCTGCCGGTACCGGTTTGACCTACCACCGCAGCCGCCGCCAGCAATGGCAGGAAGCAGAGCAAGAAGCTTCCGAAATCGAAGCAACAGATGAATAA
- the rpsL gene encoding 30S ribosomal protein S12, whose translation MPTINQLVRKGRQKPVYVNKVPALEACPQKRGVCTRVYTTTPKKPNSALRKVCKVRLTNGFEVISYIGGEGHNLQEHSVVLIRGGRVKDLPGVRYHTVRGSLDTAGVKDRKQARSKYGAKRPK comes from the coding sequence ATGCCAACTATCAACCAATTGGTACGCAAAGGCCGTCAAAAGCCCGTGTACGTAAACAAAGTGCCTGCACTGGAAGCCTGTCCGCAAAAACGCGGCGTATGCACCCGTGTATACACGACTACCCCTAAAAAACCTAACTCTGCATTGCGTAAAGTATGTAAAGTTCGTCTGACCAACGGTTTTGAAGTCATTTCATACATCGGCGGTGAAGGCCACAACCTGCAAGAGCACAGCGTCGTACTGATTCGCGGCGGTCGTGTAAAAGACTTGCCGGGTGTACGTTACCACACTGTACGCGGTTCCTTGGATACTGCAGGTGTTAAAGACCGTAAACAAGCCCGTTCTAAATACGGTGCTAAGCGTCCTAAATAA
- the rpsG gene encoding 30S ribosomal protein S7: MPRRREVPKRDVLPDPKFGSVELTKFMNVLMIDGKKSVAERIVYGALEQIEKKTGKAAIEVFNEAIANAKPIVEVKSRRVGGANYQVPVEVRPSRRLALAMRWVRDAARKRGEKSMDLRLAGELIDASEGRGGALKKREEVHRMAEANKAFSHFRF; encoded by the coding sequence ATGCCAAGACGTAGAGAAGTCCCCAAGCGCGATGTATTGCCTGATCCTAAATTCGGCAGCGTCGAGCTGACTAAATTCATGAACGTATTGATGATTGACGGTAAAAAATCTGTTGCCGAACGTATCGTTTACGGTGCGTTGGAGCAAATCGAGAAAAAAACCGGCAAAGCAGCAATCGAAGTATTCAACGAAGCCATTGCAAACGCCAAACCTATCGTGGAAGTGAAAAGCCGCCGTGTAGGTGGTGCAAACTACCAAGTTCCTGTTGAGGTTCGTCCTTCACGCCGTCTGGCTCTTGCAATGCGCTGGGTTCGCGATGCGGCCCGTAAACGTGGTGAGAAATCCATGGACCTGCGTTTGGCAGGCGAATTGATTGATGCGTCCGAAGGTCGCGGCGGTGCGTTGAAAAAACGTGAAGAAGTACACCGCATGGCTGAAGCCAACAAAGCATTCTCTCACTTCCGTTTCTAA
- the fusA gene encoding elongation factor G translates to MARKTPISLYRNIGISAHIDAGKTTTTERILFYTGLTHKLGEVHDGAATTDYMEQEQERGITITSAAVTSYWSGMAKQFPEHRFNIIDTPGHVDFTVEVERSMRVLDGAVMVYCAVGGVQPQSETVWRQANKYQVPRLAFVNKMDRQGANFFRVVEQMKTRLRANPVPIVIPVGAEDSFTGVVDLLKMKSIIWNEADKGTTFTYGDIPAELVETAEEWRQNMIEAAAEASEELMDKYLGGDELTEEEIVGALRQRTLAGEIQPMLCGSAFKNKGVQRMLDAVVELLPAPTDIPPVQGVNPNTEEADSRQASDEEKFSALAFKMLNDKYVGQLTFIRVYSGVVKSGDTVLNSVKGTRERIGRLVQMTAADRTEIEEVRAGDIAAAIGLKDVTTGETLCAESAPIILERMEFPEPVIHIAVEPKTKADQEKMGIALNRLAKEDPSFRVRTDEESGQTIISGMGELHLEIIVDRMKREFGVEANIGAPQVAYRETIRKEVEAEYKHAKQSGGKGQYGHVVIKMEPMEPGGAGYEFIDEIKGGVIPREFIPSVDKGIRDTLPNGIVAGYPVVDVRVRLIFGSSHDVDSSQLAFELAASQAFKEGMRKANPALLEPIMAVEVETPEEYMGDVMGDLNRRRGVVLGMDDDGIGGKKVRAEVPLAEMFGYSTDLRSATQGRATYSMEFKKYSEAPAHVAAAVTEARKG, encoded by the coding sequence ATGGCTCGTAAGACCCCGATCAGCCTGTACCGCAACATCGGTATTTCCGCTCATATCGACGCGGGTAAAACCACTACTACAGAACGTATTTTGTTCTATACCGGTTTGACCCACAAATTGGGCGAGGTACATGACGGTGCGGCTACTACCGACTACATGGAACAAGAGCAAGAGCGTGGTATTACCATTACCTCTGCTGCCGTAACTTCCTACTGGTCCGGTATGGCGAAACAATTCCCCGAACACCGCTTCAACATCATCGACACTCCGGGACACGTTGACTTTACCGTAGAGGTAGAGCGTTCTATGCGTGTATTGGACGGTGCGGTAATGGTTTACTGCGCGGTGGGCGGTGTTCAGCCACAATCTGAAACCGTATGGCGTCAAGCTAACAAATACCAAGTACCACGCTTGGCGTTTGTAAACAAAATGGACCGTCAGGGTGCCAACTTCTTCCGCGTTGTCGAGCAAATGAAAACCCGTTTGCGCGCAAACCCAGTACCTATCGTCATTCCGGTAGGCGCAGAAGACAGTTTCACCGGTGTTGTTGACCTGCTGAAAATGAAATCTATCATCTGGAATGAAGCCGATAAAGGTACAACCTTTACCTATGGCGACATTCCTGCCGAGTTGGTTGAAACTGCCGAAGAATGGCGTCAAAACATGATTGAAGCCGCAGCCGAAGCCAGCGAAGAATTGATGGACAAATACTTGGGCGGCGATGAGCTGACCGAGGAAGAAATCGTAGGCGCATTGCGTCAACGTACTTTGGCAGGTGAAATTCAGCCGATGTTGTGCGGTTCTGCATTTAAAAACAAAGGTGTTCAACGTATGTTGGACGCAGTTGTAGAATTGCTGCCAGCTCCTACCGATATTCCTCCGGTTCAAGGTGTTAATCCTAACACTGAAGAAGCCGACAGCCGTCAAGCCAGCGATGAAGAGAAATTCTCTGCATTGGCGTTCAAAATGTTGAACGACAAATACGTTGGTCAACTGACTTTCATTCGCGTTTACTCCGGTGTCGTGAAGTCCGGTGATACCGTATTGAACTCTGTAAAAGGTACTCGTGAACGTATCGGTCGTTTGGTGCAAATGACTGCTGCGGATCGTACTGAAATTGAAGAAGTACGCGCTGGCGATATCGCCGCTGCTATCGGTCTGAAAGATGTTACTACCGGTGAAACCTTGTGCGCAGAAAGCGCGCCGATTATCTTGGAACGCATGGAATTCCCTGAGCCGGTAATCCATATTGCCGTTGAGCCGAAAACCAAAGCTGACCAAGAGAAAATGGGTATTGCCCTGAACCGTCTGGCTAAAGAAGACCCTTCTTTCCGTGTTCGTACAGACGAAGAATCCGGTCAAACCATTATTTCCGGTATGGGTGAATTGCACTTGGAAATTATTGTTGACCGTATGAAACGCGAATTCGGCGTGGAAGCAAATATCGGTGCGCCTCAAGTGGCTTACCGCGAAACCATCCGCAAAGAAGTCGAAGCCGAATACAAACACGCTAAACAATCCGGTGGTAAAGGTCAATACGGTCACGTTGTGATCAAAATGGAACCTATGGAGCCGGGTGGTGCAGGTTACGAATTTATCGACGAAATTAAAGGTGGTGTGATTCCTCGCGAATTCATTCCTTCTGTCGATAAAGGTATCCGTGACACCCTGCCTAACGGTATCGTTGCCGGTTACCCAGTTGTTGACGTTCGTGTACGTTTGATCTTCGGTTCTTCGCATGATGTCGACTCTTCACAACTGGCCTTCGAATTGGCAGCTTCTCAAGCCTTTAAAGAAGGTATGCGTAAAGCCAATCCAGCTCTGTTGGAACCAATCATGGCAGTTGAGGTGGAAACCCCTGAAGAATACATGGGTGACGTAATGGGCGACTTGAACCGTCGTCGTGGCGTTGTATTGGGTATGGATGATGACGGTATCGGCGGTAAGAAAGTTCGCGCCGAAGTACCTCTGGCAGAAATGTTCGGTTATTCTACTGACCTGCGTTCTGCAACCCAAGGCCGCGCTACTTACTCTATGGAGTTCAAGAAATATTCTGAAGCTCCTGCCCACGTAGCTGCTGCTGTAACTGAAGCCCGTAAAGGCTAA
- the tuf gene encoding elongation factor Tu — protein MAKEKFERSKPHVNVGTIGHVDHGKTTLTAALTTILAKKFGGAAKAYDQIDNAPEEKARGITINTSHVEYETETRHYAHVDCPGHADYVKNMITGAAQMDGAILVCSAADGPMPQTREHILLARQVGVPYIIVFMNKCDMVDDAELLELVEMEIRDLLSSYDFPGDDCPIVQGSALKALEGDAAYEEKIFELAAALDSYIPTPERAVDKPFLLPIEDVFSISGRGTVVTGRVERGVIHVGDEIEIVGLKETQKTTCTGVEMFRKLLDEGQAGDNVGVLLRGTKREEVERGQVLAKPGTITPHTKFKAEVYVLSKEEGGRHTPFFANYRPQFYFRTTDVTGAVTLEEGVEMVMPGENVAITVELIAPIAMEEGLRFAIREGGRTVGAGVVSSIIA, from the coding sequence ATGGCTAAGGAAAAATTCGAACGAAGCAAACCGCACGTAAACGTTGGCACCATCGGTCACGTTGACCATGGTAAAACCACTCTGACTGCTGCTTTGACTACTATTTTGGCTAAAAAATTTGGTGGTGCTGCAAAAGCTTACGACCAAATCGACAACGCTCCCGAAGAAAAAGCCCGCGGTATTACCATTAATACCTCACACGTAGAATACGAAACCGAAACCCGCCACTACGCACACGTAGACTGCCCGGGTCACGCCGACTACGTTAAAAACATGATTACTGGTGCCGCACAAATGGACGGCGCGATCTTGGTATGTTCCGCTGCTGATGGTCCTATGCCGCAAACCCGCGAACACATCCTATTGGCTCGCCAAGTAGGCGTACCTTACATCATCGTGTTCATGAACAAATGCGACATGGTTGATGATGCCGAGCTGTTGGAGCTGGTTGAAATGGAAATCCGTGACTTGCTGTCAAGCTACGACTTCCCAGGTGACGACTGCCCGATCGTACAAGGTTCTGCACTGAAAGCCTTGGAAGGCGACGCCGCTTACGAAGAAAAAATCTTCGAACTGGCTGCCGCATTGGACAGCTACATCCCGACTCCTGAGCGTGCCGTGGACAAACCGTTCTTGTTGCCTATCGAAGACGTATTCTCTATCTCAGGTCGTGGTACAGTAGTAACCGGCCGTGTAGAGCGCGGTGTCATCCACGTTGGTGACGAGATCGAAATCGTAGGTCTGAAAGAAACCCAAAAAACCACTTGTACCGGTGTTGAAATGTTCCGCAAACTGCTGGACGAAGGTCAAGCAGGTGACAACGTAGGCGTATTGCTGCGCGGTACCAAACGTGAAGAAGTGGAACGCGGTCAAGTATTGGCTAAACCGGGTACCATCACTCCTCACACTAAATTCAAAGCAGAAGTTTACGTATTGAGCAAAGAAGAGGGTGGTCGTCATACTCCGTTCTTCGCTAACTACCGTCCTCAATTCTACTTCCGTACTACCGACGTAACCGGCGCGGTTACTTTGGAAGAAGGTGTAGAAATGGTTATGCCTGGTGAGAACGTAGCCATCACTGTAGAACTGATTGCACCGATCGCTATGGAAGAAGGTCTGCGCTTTGCGATTCGCGAAGGTGGCCGTACCGTAGGTGCGGGTGTGGTTTCTTCTATCATTGCTTAA
- the rpsJ gene encoding 30S ribosomal protein S10 has protein sequence MANQKIRIRLKAYDYSLIDRSAQEIVETAKRTGAVVKGPIPLPTKIERFNILRSPHVNKTSREQLEIRTHLRLMDIVDWTDKTTDALMKLDLPAGVDVEIKVQ, from the coding sequence ATGGCAAACCAAAAAATCCGTATCCGCCTGAAAGCTTATGATTACAGCCTGATTGACCGTTCTGCTCAAGAAATCGTTGAAACTGCAAAACGTACCGGCGCCGTTGTAAAAGGTCCGATTCCGTTGCCGACTAAAATCGAGCGTTTCAACATTCTGCGTTCTCCACACGTGAACAAAACTTCTCGTGAACAATTGGAAATCCGCACCCACTTGCGCCTGATGGACATCGTGGACTGGACTGACAAAACTACCGATGCACTGATGAAACTGGACTTGCCAGCCGGTGTTGATGTAGAAATTAAAGTTCAATAA
- the ubiG gene encoding bifunctional 2-polyprenyl-6-hydroxyphenol methylase/3-demethylubiquinol 3-O-methyltransferase UbiG, producing the protein MMEAAGQHNVDADEIAKFSQIADKWWDKNGEFKPLHDINPLRLGYINSFAQLAGKRVLDVGCGGGILSESMAKRGAAHVTGIDMAEKSLQTAQAHAAAEGVDNIDYRCIRVEDLAAEQPHSFDVVTCMEMMEHVPDPAAIVKACSELVKPDGMVFFSTINRNPKSYLHLIVGAEYVLNFVPKGTHDWQKFITPAELARMCRQAGLDVIDTKGMTYNLLTRRYSLCDSTEVNYMIACRPV; encoded by the coding sequence ATGATGGAAGCAGCCGGACAACACAACGTCGATGCGGACGAAATCGCTAAATTCAGCCAAATTGCGGATAAATGGTGGGATAAAAACGGCGAGTTCAAACCTCTGCACGACATCAATCCGCTACGCTTGGGCTATATCAATTCATTCGCTCAGTTGGCGGGCAAGCGTGTTTTGGATGTCGGCTGCGGCGGTGGGATTTTGTCGGAAAGCATGGCAAAACGCGGGGCGGCGCACGTTACCGGCATTGATATGGCGGAAAAATCGTTGCAAACCGCCCAAGCCCATGCCGCTGCCGAAGGAGTGGACAATATCGATTACCGCTGCATCCGCGTCGAAGACCTTGCCGCCGAACAGCCGCACAGTTTCGATGTTGTAACCTGCATGGAAATGATGGAACACGTTCCCGATCCCGCCGCCATCGTCAAAGCCTGTTCGGAGCTGGTGAAGCCTGACGGTATGGTGTTTTTCTCCACCATCAACCGCAACCCTAAATCTTATCTTCATCTGATTGTCGGCGCGGAATATGTGTTGAACTTTGTTCCCAAAGGGACGCACGATTGGCAAAAATTCATCACGCCCGCCGAGCTGGCGCGGATGTGTAGACAGGCAGGGTTGGATGTGATTGACACTAAAGGCATGACCTACAATCTTTTGACCCGCCGCTATTCTTTATGCGACTCGACGGAAGTGAATTATATGATTGCCTGCCGTCCAGTCTAA
- a CDS encoding bile acid:sodium symporter family protein yields MNFLTAVSRQMTRFTALIIVLASIVAFIEPATFSWVKGDTQVVVLGIIMLGMGMTLGKEDYQILAKRPLDIFIGAVAQYTIMPLLAIGIAKAFNLSPGLTLGLVLVGTCPGGVSSNIMSFLAKGDVAFSVGMTTVSTVLAPVMTPLWMTYLVGQTVEMDGWGMFKFMLLVTLLPVVIGSVANILLHKKHWFEDVRAIMPAVAVVAFACIVGGVAAVHGHRFAESALVMVLAIAAHNIGGYILGYYSGALVGMNTAKKRTLAIEVGVQNAGLATGLSAKFFPGNAESAVATAVACVWHSVSGTVLGNLFAWWDKREQ; encoded by the coding sequence ATGAACTTTCTGACTGCCGTCAGCCGGCAAATGACCCGATTCACCGCCCTGATTATCGTCCTTGCCTCTATCGTCGCCTTTATCGAACCCGCTACCTTTTCATGGGTGAAAGGCGACACTCAAGTCGTCGTACTCGGCATCATCATGCTCGGTATGGGCATGACTTTGGGCAAAGAAGACTATCAAATTTTGGCTAAACGTCCGCTCGATATTTTCATCGGTGCAGTCGCCCAATACACCATCATGCCGCTGCTTGCCATCGGTATTGCCAAAGCCTTCAACCTCTCGCCCGGATTGACGCTGGGTTTGGTTTTGGTCGGTACTTGCCCTGGCGGTGTCTCATCCAACATCATGAGTTTCCTTGCCAAAGGCGATGTTGCCTTTTCAGTCGGGATGACCACCGTCTCCACAGTCCTCGCCCCCGTTATGACGCCGCTGTGGATGACTTACCTTGTCGGACAAACCGTCGAAATGGACGGCTGGGGCATGTTCAAGTTTATGTTGCTCGTTACCCTGTTACCCGTCGTTATCGGTTCTGTCGCCAATATTTTGCTGCACAAAAAACACTGGTTTGAAGATGTACGCGCCATTATGCCTGCCGTTGCCGTGGTCGCCTTTGCCTGCATTGTCGGCGGCGTGGCAGCCGTCCACGGCCACCGCTTCGCCGAATCAGCCCTCGTTATGGTCCTCGCCATCGCTGCCCACAATATCGGCGGCTACATCCTCGGCTATTACAGCGGCGCACTGGTTGGTATGAACACAGCCAAAAAACGTACCCTCGCCATCGAAGTCGGCGTACAAAACGCCGGTCTCGCCACCGGCTTGAGTGCCAAATTCTTCCCGGGTAACGCCGAATCTGCCGTCGCCACCGCCGTCGCCTGTGTCTGGCACTCCGTATCGGGAACCGTCTTGGGCAATTTGTTCGCTTGGTGGGATAAGCGTGAGCAATAA